The genomic interval CGTCAAAAACGCCTTCGACGCGTAGTACACCCGCGACCGGGGATAAATCTCGATGCGCTCGCGGTACTCCCGGCAGCGCCGGCGTATCACGTCCTCCAGCATCACGATCAGCGGCGAGCCGAACTCGTCAATAAGCGAGCGCGCCGTGCGCCCGGCAAGGAGCAGCTTCCCGTCAGGCGAAATCACCGCCGCGCCGTCGGCGATGTGAAACTTGTTTTGCAATGGTTCCAAAGCAATCCCCAAAAATCAATACGGCCGGTCTTAATGCGTTCATGCGCCGCGGGAACGGCCGCATTGCGTTATATACCCCGCGCGCGCCGGACATGTGTTGAGGATGTGGATAACTTTTCCGATATTCGATTTAGCGGCTCACAACTGCTTGCAGTCCTATCGCCGCGCCTGACTCGATGTAGATTTCGAGCATCGCGGTGAATAGCCTTTTGATGAAATCCCTATCCATTGCGGGAGGAGCTTCGTAGGCCACTTGCGGCCAGAATCTTTTGGCTTCGAGAAGGATATTCCAGTGGCTATCCTCGATAGACAGCAGCATCCGAGCGATCTTAATTTTTCGCTCCATTTGATCGATCCCCAGGGCAGAAAGCAACCGGTCCAAAATTGGGCGGCTGCGGTTGGCATCTAAAAGGGCGTTTACGGCCTGCCTTGCTATTACATAGATGCGCCAGCAACGGGCATCTTGTGCGATTTCGTCAAGCACTGAAAAAGTCCTGATGTAAAAGCCCTCCTCCAGAATCCGGTACCTGTTCAACACGTTTTGTCCTTCTTCCGGCGATGCGCCTCCCGTGTCGAAATGGCGCGTAACTTCCGTTTGGTCGGCGTAGTCCCGGATGTAAGATAGCAGACCTTTGCCCGCATCCAGGTACGATTGCATTCCATGCTTTGAAAGCATGAGAAAATTATATCCAAATTGCCGTTTGGCAATGAGGGGTATTCGCGATGTTGCAGCCGCCTTTTCCATTTGCTATAATCCGCCTCCCCGAAGCGGCCAGCCGCGCCGGGCGGAAGTAGTTCAGTGGTAGAACACAACCTTGCCAAGGTTGGGGTCGCGGGTTCGAATCCCGTCTTCCGCTCTTTTCCCCCCCTCTGTGCTATCCTTTCCGCGCCCCGGACGACGGGGCGAATCGCGTTTTGAGGTGGCTCGAATGAAGCTTGTGGGGACCGATGACCTTTACGAAATCGTGCAAATCGCAGGATTCGCCCTGTCACGGGACGGAGCACGCGCCGCGTTCGCGCAGAACGGCTCGCTTAAAAACAACAAGCGCTACCAGCACATTTACGTCGGCGCGGCCGGGAAGGCGCCGCGCCAGTTCACGCGGGGCGATGTGTCCGACGGAGCGCCGAAATTCTCGATTGACGGCCGCGAAATTTATTTCATATCGAAGCGCGGAGGCGACAAGAGCCAGCTCTATGCGATGCCCGTGGACGGCGGCGAGCCGCGCCGGCTGACCGATTACGCAGGCAACGTCGCGGCGTTTTATCCCGCGCCGGACGGCCGGCATGCCATCGTTCAGATGGTTCCGCAGGACGCGGAAGCGAAGGCGAGGGAGGAAAAAAAGAAACGCGGCGAGCCCGGATGGGAGCAGCCCGTCAAGCGCGTCATAAGCCGGCTTCTGTACAAGATGGACGGCATGGGATATTACCCGGAGTCGCGCGGCGAGCTTCATTACATTTCGCTTAAATCGGGAAAAGGCAAAAGGATTCTCGACGGAAAATATTCGATAGGGAGCGTCGTTTTTTCCCCGGACGGAAGGTTCATTTATTTCGATTCCAACAGAAGCAAAGATCCCGATCTCGAATGGCGGCGGATTGAAATATACCGGATGCCCGTCTCCGGACGGGGGGGGCCGCGCAAAATTGATACGTTCGACGGGCCGAAGTTCGCGCTGTCCATAAGCCCGGACGGAAAGTGGCTGGCGTACGCTGGGGAGGAGGGAATAGACGTTCCGTGGGGCACGAACGGAATCTATCTTTACAAGACGCCGACGGCCGGGGGCAAAACCGTCTGTCTAACCAAATCGCTCGACCGAGTGCCGCTTAACATGTCGGTCAACGACACGTTCGGAGTAGGCGAAAACTGCGATTACGTCTGGTCGCCCGACGGAGCGCACGTTTACTTCAATCTGTCCACGAACGGATGCACCCACCTTTACCGCGTCGCGACGGACGGTAAATCGGCGCCGGAACCAGTCATCGAGGGGGAGGGGGTGCTTCTCGGTTTCGGAATCGATTTCGCGAAGGGTATCATCCACTATGTCTGGTCGGACAATTACGATCCGTGCAGCTATTTCACC from bacterium carries:
- a CDS encoding S9 family peptidase; amino-acid sequence: MKLVGTDDLYEIVQIAGFALSRDGARAAFAQNGSLKNNKRYQHIYVGAAGKAPRQFTRGDVSDGAPKFSIDGREIYFISKRGGDKSQLYAMPVDGGEPRRLTDYAGNVAAFYPAPDGRHAIVQMVPQDAEAKAREEKKKRGEPGWEQPVKRVISRLLYKMDGMGYYPESRGELHYISLKSGKGKRILDGKYSIGSVVFSPDGRFIYFDSNRSKDPDLEWRRIEIYRMPVSGRGGPRKIDTFDGPKFALSISPDGKWLAYAGEEGIDVPWGTNGIYLYKTPTAGGKTVCLTKSLDRVPLNMSVNDTFGVGENCDYVWSPDGAHVYFNLSTNGCTHLYRVATDGKSAPEPVIEGEGVLLGFGIDFAKGIIHYVWSDNYDPCSYFTAKIPAAGESSDGASGKRVYFPNRNYLGSRKLGKVESFWFKGKGGRLQGWILYPPDFNPGKKYPAILEVHGGPKLQYANAFFHEFQYLAAQGYIVLFSNPRGGQGYGKKHVAAINGAWGTHDFDDVMSFADHCVRRYKFIDAKRLGITGGSYGGYMTCWAVGHTDRFRAAVTQRCVSNFISFFGSSDVGFHFKQDFGGATPWEGLKKYAKQSPVFYAKNFKTPCLVIHSENDLRCPIEQGEQFYVALKLAGVPTQMIRFPEESHGMSRGGRTDRRIERLKAISGWFDKYL